CGACAGGCCCACCGCCGACTGGAAATCGGCGCGCAGGATCGAGCTGTCATCCTCGACGCCCCGTTCCACCCGCGCGACCTCGCCCAAGGTCACCGGGAAATCCGCCGTCCCGCCGACCGAGATGCTTTCGAATTCCGCCGGTTCGGACAGCCGCGTGTCGGTGCGGATTTGGAACTGGCGCGAGGTCGTCTCCAGCGCCCCGGCGGGCAGTTCGATGTTGTTGCGCTCCAGCGCCTCGATAACCTCGGAGGTGGTGACGTTGCGGGCCGCCAAGGCGCGGCGGTCCAGCCAGATGCGCATGGCATAGGCCTGCTCGCCCTCGATGGTGACATCGGCCACGCCGTTGATCGTGGCGATCCGGTCGACCAGATAGCGGTCCGCGAAATCCGTCAGGTCCGAGGCCGACTGCCGTTCGCTGGTCAGGCTGAGGCGGATCACCGGGTCGCCCTGATCGTCGCTTTTCGCCACGGTCGGATCCTCGGCCTGCAGCGGCAGGTCGCCCGAGATCCGGGCCACTTCGGCCCGCACGTCATTGGCGGCGACGTCGATGTCGACGCCGGTCTCGAACTCGATCACCGTCCGGCTGTTGCCGCGCGCGCTGTCCGACGAGATGGTGCGGATGCCCGAGATGCCCGACACCGCGCCCTCGATCACCGTGGCGATCTCGGCATCGACCACCTCGGGGGCGGCGCCTTCATAGGGCACGTTGATGGTGACATTCGCGGTGTCCACGTCGGGCAGTTCGCGCACCGGCAGCGACAGGACCGCCGCGGTGCCGCCGACCAGGATCAGCAGGTTGGCGACGATGGCCAGGACGGGGCGGCGCAGGCACAGTTCCGACAGGGTCATTGGCGGGTCCCGTCGGCGGCGGCGGTGTCGGCCGTCTCCTCCTCAGGAGCTTCGCCACCCTCGTCCTCGGGTTCGACCGCGTCGCCGTCCTCGATGGCTTGCAGGCCGGTGGTGATCACCGTCTCGCCCGCCTCCAGCCCCTCCAGGATCTCGACCGCGCCATCCTGCAGCAGGCCGGTCCGCACGGTCCGTTCGCGCGCCTGGCCCTCCTCGGGGACGAAGACGATGGCCTCGTCGCCGATATTCACGATGGCCAGTTCCGGCACGGTGACCGAAGTCCGGGTCTCCAGCGTCAGGTCGACATTCATCAGCATGCCCGTGGTCAGCGTCCCGTCCGCATTGTCGAACAGCCCGCGCACCTCGAAGAAGCGCGCGACCGGATCGATCCGCGTGCCGACGGTGGACAGCTCGCCCGTGAAGACCCGGTCGCTGCCCGCGCCGGTGGCCTGCAGCGCCTGCCCCGTCTCGACCTGCAGGAACAGGGATTCGGGCAGGTTGAAGATGATCTCGATCCGCGACAGGTCGTCCAGCGTCGTGATCACGTCGGTGGGCTCCAGCCGACGGCCGGTCTCGATGTCGGTCAGCCCCACCGTGCCCGCGAAGGGCGCGGTGATCCGACGGTCGTCGACCTCGATCCGGGCGGCGTCCAGTTCGGCCTGCGCCAGGTCCAGATCGGCCAGCGCCGTGTCCAAGGACGCATCCGCCGCCACGTTGCGGTCCGACAGCTCGCGCGTCCGGTCCGCCGTCGCCTGCGCGTCCCCAAGCCGCGCCTCGACCTGCCGCAGGGCGGCGCGTTCGGCCCGGTCGTCCAGCTGGACCAGGCCGTACCCTGCCTCGACCCGCGTGCCGCTCGGGATGTCGAAGGAGGCGACCACCCCCGCCGTGCGCGGCAGGATGTCGCCCGAGCGGATGGCCCGCGTGTTCCCGACCGCCGAGAACTGCTCGACGATCTCGGCCTCTTCGGCCAAGGCGGTGCGGACCGTCTGAGCCTCGGGGCCCGCATCGCCCTCGTCGCCGGCCTCCTCGCCCATGATCCGGTCGACCATCGGCCCGCCGAAGCCAAGTGCCGCGCCGATCCCCAAGGCGACCGCCAGCACGCACGTGATCGCCAAGATGCCCTTGCGCATGCGTTTTTCCCCTTGTGCGGCACAATCGCCGCGTCACCGGGGCAAGTCATGTTCCCCGCAAGAGTTCCTGCCGGGATCTCTACGATTGCGTTACGGATCCGGTGCCTGCCCCCGGGTGGAGCAACCGGGACTGGCCTCTGCCGCAGACAGGACCGCCGTCGCGTGACACTTGGCCGCATCGCCGCGTCGGGCGGGGCGGCACCCGCCCGCGCCTGCGGTGGACAAACCCGGGCAACTCTCCTATGCGAACGACCGAACACGACCTTTCAGTGAGCATTTCCGACATGTCCAGATCCGTCGAGACGACCGCCACCGACGACCCGATGGCGCCTGCGGAGCTGGTGCCTGCGGAGCTGGTCCGCGCCTGTCACGCCCACCATGACCGCCTCGCGCTCTGCGACCGGGATCACCGGCTGAGCTATGGCCAGCTGGCGGAGTTCGTCCAGGTGCTGCAGGGCCAGCTGTCCGGCGACGGTCCCGTGGCGCTGTTCGGCGCCCCCGGCAGCCTGCTGGCGGCGGCGGCGGTGACCTGCGTCATCGGCGGGCGGCCCTTCGTGCATCTGGATCCCGCCATGCCGCAGGCGGTGCTGACCAACATCGTCGCCGAGCTTGGGGTCGCGACCATCGTGACCTGCCAGCCCCCCGCGCCGGATCAGCTGCCAAGGGCCTGCCGCATCATCGACGCGCAGACCTGCCTCGACCGGCGCCCGCCCGACGGCGTGGGACCGCTGGCGGCGGCGGATGTGCGCCCGACCGACATCATCTATCTGGTCGCCACCTCGGGCACGACCGGGCGGCCCAAATGCATCCCCGTCACCCATGACGCCGCCTGGCTGTCCTATCGATGGCGCGACGGCTTCACCCCCTATGATCCGTCCATGACGGTGGGCATCTACATCTTCGCCATCTGGGAGATGTTCCGGCCGCTGCGGATGGGCGCCCAGCTGCAGTTTCCCGGCCTGAACGACCTGATGTCGCCGCAGGCGCTGGTCGCGTTCCTGTCGCGCCACGGCATCGACGAGATGCTGTTCACCCCGTCCTTCTTCGAGAAGACCCTCGGCGGCATCGACCCGGAGATCGGGGCCGCGCTGCCCCTGCGCCGCGTGGTGCTGAACGGAGAGGTCGTCAGCGACCGGCTGGTGGCCGAGGCGAAAAGGAGGCTGCCCGGCACCGCGCTGTGGAACCTCTACAGCATCTGCGAGACCCATGACATCAGCATCACCCGGCTGGACGGCGTCCCCGCCCCGGCCGAGGGGGTCTCGGTGGGCGTGGCGATGCCGCATCTGCAGGCCGTGGTTCTGGACGACGGGGACCGGCCCTGCGCGCCGGGCCAGCCGGGCCTGCTGCATTTCGAGGGGCCGCGCATGCTGGGCCCGGGCTATGTGAACCGCCCCGAGGAGACCGAACAACGCTTCCGGATGCTGACCTTGGACGGGGCGGACCGGCGACTGTATGACACCGGCGACCGGGGCTATGTCACCGAGGACGGCCGAATCCATGTGCTGGGGCGCATCGCGCATATGCTGAAGCTGCGCGGCCACAGCATCCAGACGCGCGAACTGACCGAGACGCTGGCCGCGCATCTGGCCTTTGGGCAGTCGATCCCCTGGGTGCAGCAGGTCGAGGGCCCGGGACAGGTGCTGGTGGTCTATTACACCGCCGACGCCGCGCAGAGGGCGCGCAATGCCGATGCCTGGACCCTGGGCACGGACTGGCAGCGGATGCCGCAGGCGCTGGCCCTGGCCCTGCAGCAGGTCCTGCCGCGCTATTGCATCCCGACCTGGCTGGCCCGGCTGGACGAGATTCCGATCAACCCGGTCTCGGGCAAGTGCGACTTCAAGGCGCTGCCGCCTGTGCCATCCGAGGACGGGGGCGCGGACGGCGCGCATGACCTCCCCACCCTGACCTGCGCCGCGCGGATCCTGGGCGGTGCCGCCCGCAGCATCGACCCCGCCCGGTCCTTCCACGATCAGGGCGGCGACTCGCTGATGTGCGTCGACCTGATCCTGTCGCTGGAGGCGGCCTATGGGCGCCCGGTGGATTTCGAATGGGCGCTGAACCTGCCGCTGGCGCGGCTGCATGCGCTGCTGACGACCGAGGCCGCGGCCTCCACCCCGCCGGCCAGCGTCCGGAAGGCCGGGATCCTGCTGACCGGCGCCACGGGCTTTCTGGGCGGACATGTTCTGGCCGAGGCCGCCCGCCATCTGCCAGAGGGTCAGGTGATCTACTGCCTGGTGCGCCCCCGCACCCATGATCCGGCAGTCCGTCTGGCCGACCGGGCCGCCGCGCTCGGCGTGCCGCAGGATCGCTTCGTTATCGTGGCGGGCGCGATCGAGGATCCGCGCTTCGGGCTGGATCCCGCGACCTACGCCGATCTGGCCCATCGTGTCTCCTCGGTCGTCCATTGCGCCGCGACCGTCAACCTGGCGGTCGACCGCGACCGGATGGAGGCCTGGTCGCAGGCGGGGATCGCGACGATCCTGCAGTTCTGCCGCGACGCGGGCGCGCCGCTGGCCTTTTCCAGCTCGACCTCGATCTTTCCCGACCGCGGCGGGCCCCATCCCGAAGGCCCCGCGACGGCCTTCGAGGGGATCTCGGGCTATGGCGCGGCCAAGATCGCGGCGGAGCGGGCCATCGCGCACGCGGGGATCGACGCCCTGATCCTGCGCCTGCCGTCGCTTTATGATCTGGAGGCGCCGAATCCGAAGGACATCTACGAGACGATCCTGCAGGCCTGCCAGCGGTCGGGACGGGTGCCGCAAGGCCTGTGCTTCCGGATGACGGATGTGCGGGCGGCGGCGCGGCTTCTGCTGCAATCCGTCCCCGAGGGCGTGACCCATGCCAACCTGATCGGCGACGCGGCCGTCACCTGGCCGCAGGACGCGCCGTCCCTGCCCACGATCCCGCGGGCCGCCTGGCTGGACATGGCCCCCCTGACCCCGGTCGAGCGACGGCTGCTGCAGGACGCCCCCGGCACGCTGCAGGCGGATGCCGCCTATGACACGGCCACGGCGCAGCGCCTCTGGTCCGCGCTCGGGCCCTATGGGCAGGTCTCGGACCCGGCGGCGCTGCTGGCGCGGCGCCTTCAGCCCGAATTGGTGCCGGAGGCTACCACAGCGATCCCGCGTTGACCTGATAGTCGGCCATCGTCATCGCGCGGGCCGCGTCGCTGGCGAGGAAGGCGGCCAGACCGGCGATCTCGTCGGGCTGCACCAGCGCGCCCTGCGGGTTCGAGGCCTCGTAGGTCGCGCGGACCTCGGCCTCGGACAGCCCGCCCTTGGCCATGTCCTGGGCGATGAACTGCTGCAGCATCTCGGTCTCGACCCAGGTGGGGCTGATGCTGTTGCAGGTGATGCCATGCGCCGCGCCCTCCAGGCTGACGCAGCGGCCCAGACCCAGCAGGCCCGCCTTGGACGCGCAATAGGCGGCGTTGTCGGCCATCCCCTGATGCGCCGCGACCGAGGCGATGTTGATGATCCGCCCCCACTTATGCCTGGTCATCAGGGGCATCACCGCCCGGATCATCTTGAAGGCGCCGGTCAGGTTCGTGTCGATCTGGTCGTCCCAGACCGCATCGGAATGCCCGATCACCGCCGCCTCGTCATAGACGCCGGCGGCGTTGACCAGCACGTCGACCCGCCCCTGCGCCGCCACGACCGCATCGACGAAGGCTGCCACGCTGTCGGACTGCCGGACATCCAGCGCCCGCACGACGACCGGCCCGCCGAAGGCCGCGCGCAGCTTTTCCTGGAACGAGGGATCGTCGCCGCGCCGGGCGCCCACATGGACGATCATGCCCTCGGCCACGAAGCGGCGGGCGATCGCGTATCCGATGCCGGACAGCCCGCCGGTGACGATCGCGATCTTCTGTGTGGTGCTCATCTGGTCAACCTGTTCCGTCAGATCCGGGTGTCCCGCGCCCCGGGGGGCACGCGCGAACGGCACCGTGGCGCCGAAAGATGCGGCCCTTATGACGGGGCCACGGGGTGACGTTCAACCGGAAATCCCCGAGGGGCCGTCCCCGATCCCGGCGCCATGGCGGACGGCATCGGCCCGACCGACCGGACCATGCCGCCGTCTGCCACGGGACTGCGCAGCGACGGCGCCGATACGCACGCGCAAATCGTTCCGCCCTGCAATCATAAGTTGAAACGTTATCAATCACCTGCCGGTTTCTAGACATGGCCTGCCATCGTCCTTAATATCTTGGGAAACCAGCAGATCCAGTTCAGGCCTCCCAAGCTGCTGGCGGAGATGACGATGGACGATGCGCCCCAAACACCGTCCTGTTCGTGCTTCCGGTCCCCGCCGGAAGCGGGCCTGATGTTTATCACGCCGGCCCATCACGACATCCTGGCGATGGTCCGGGCCTGGCGGATCGGCGACCGGCCCGTCCTGGTGCTGACCGGCGACGGCGGGACCGGCAAGACCACCTTCGCCCGCAAGTTGGCCGCCACCTTTGGGGCGACCATGCAGGTCGGCCTGCTGGATCTTGGCAAGACGCAGCCAACCGACCTGCGGCGCGCGGTGCCGGAGGCCTTCGGGTCCGACGTCCGGGTTTTGGTCGAAGATCCCCTGGCCAGCCACGACCGGTTCATGGCCGAATCCCTGGCCTCGGGTCGGCGGCGGCTGCTGATCGTGGACGAGGCGCAGCATCTGTCCGGACCGGCGCTGACCTATCTGGAACAGCTGACCACCCCGCCCCGCAGCGGGTTGCCGGTGTTCTACGTCGTGCTGATCGGCGCGCCGGGGCTGGATGCGATGCCCGCCCAGCCCGACCACCCTGCACTGCACGACCGGATCGGCGGGCGGTTGCACCTGTCGCCCTTCACCGAGGCGCAGACCGCTGCCTATGTCGATCACCGCCTGCGCATGGCGAACTGCGCCTGCCCCGTCGGCGACATGACCTTCGACAGCTCGCGGCTGGAGCTGCTGCACGAGGCCTCGGGAGGGCGCCCCAAGATCATCAACCGCTTGGTTCAGCGATACCTGTTCGATCCCGTCCGGGCCGGGGTCGCCGCCAAGATCGCGCGGCCCGTGGAGCAGGCTTCGCCCGCCGCCCCGGTCGCGGAGGAACCCGCACCTCTGCCACCGGTCGTGGCGAAGCCCGCGCCTCTGCCGCCGGTCGTGGTCGACCACCGGCAGGCTCCCCTTCCGCAGGCGCAGGTCGAAGATCCGCAGACGCTGCCTCGGCCGGAAGTCATCGAGGACCGGCAGCCCCCCCTCCCGCTGCCCGTGGTCGAAGACAGGGAAGCGCCCCTTCCGCAGGCGCCGGTTGAAGAGCCGCAGGCGCTGCCTCGGCCGGAAATCATCAAGGACCGGCAGGCCCCTCCTCCGCCGGTCGTGGTCGAAGACCGTCAGCCCCGGCTTCCGCCGGCGCATGTCGAACATCGGCAGGTGCTGCCTCGGCCGGACGCGGCCAGGGAGAAGCCGACCACCGCCCCGTCCTTCGTCACCCGGGAAAGGCCGGTGCCCCTGCCCCCGGTCCTGTCGAAGCCAGCGCCCGTGCCGCCCGTCGTCGTGGACGACAAGTCGCCTCCGCGACCGGCTGCGGCGAAGGAAAGACCGCAACCCGTCCCGGCCCGGAATGGGCCCGTGCCGGTGCAGACGGCCGTGACCAAGCGCAAGCCGGCGGCCCTGCAGTCCGTGGCCAAGGAAAGGCCCGCGCTTGCGCAGCCCGCCCCGCCCCGTCCCGAGGGGCGCAGGACGCTGCCCTCGAAACCGGCAGCCGTGCCGATGGCTCTGGTCGTCAAGCCCGCGCGGACAGAGCCCTCTGCCACGCCCGCGCCTGCCGCGCGCCCGTCTCCGGTCCGGGTGGCGCCCTCGATCGCGCCCCCGCGGCCGGAACCGGTCGATCATCCCGAGAGGACCAGGGGCCGTGGTCTGCACTGGGGACTGGCCGGCGCGGCCGGGCTGGGCCTTGCGGCCGCCGCGGTGATGGTCCTAGGACCCACCGCCGATCAGCCCGCGCCGATGGAGGTCGCAGCCCCTGCCCCGGTCGCCGCGCCCGCCGCCGAACCCGCGCCCCCGGCCCCCGAGCCGACGCCCGAGCCGGTCGCGGTCGCGCCCGTTCCCGAGCCCGCCCCCGAGGCGGTCGTGCCGCCGCCGGTCCCCGGCCTGCGCGGCGCCAGCATCGATCCGGTGCCCGACGCCGATGCCCTGCTGACCGAGGCCCTGGTCGCCGGCGGCACGGATCCCGAACAGGCGGCGCAGCTTTACACGCGCGCCGCGCTGTGGGGGAATGCGCGGGCCGCCTATTACCTGGGCCAGCTTTACGAGACCGGCATCGGGGTGCCGCAAAACCCGGACCGCGCACGGGCCGCCTATGCGCTGGCGCTGGAGGTGGACGGCGCTGCCGCCCGGCTGGACGCGCTGGAGGGCCGCAGCGGCTCCGGCATCGCAGTGGAGGCAGCACCCGTGCCCGTGTCCCAGATGGTGATCACGACCGGCCAGACCGAGCTGCACTGGCGCGATCCCGAAGGCGCGGTCGCCGCGCAGTTCTTGGTGGAGTTCGTCCCTGCAGGGGAAAGCGAGGACATCCGGCAGGCCGAGACCGTGCTGCCCGCCCTGCTGCTGGCGGAGCGCGTCACCCGCTGGCGGGTCAGCGCCCTCGGCCCCGACGGATCGGCGGGGACGGCGTCGGAATGGTCCTATCCCGACGCGGCCCTTCCCTGATCAGCAGCCGACGGCGGCGCAGATGCTGCGGCGATAGGCGGCGTTCGCCTCGCTGTCGGTGGGGGCGGCCTGGGGCTGAGGGGCCTCGGGCGCCGGGGGCGTGCAGCTGCTGACATAGCCCGGATCGATGCCCCGGTTGACGCAGGCCGCGATGTCCCATCCGGTCGGAATGTCGCCCAGATCGACGGACTGCCACTTGGGGTGGCCCTCCTCGCGCAGCGTGTCGATGTTCGTCAGGATCAGCGAGGACAGGTCCGACACTCCCCGGCAGCTGGCCTGATGATAGGCGTTGCCGCGCGCGTCGTATTCATAGGTCATCAGCACGGCCTTGACCGTCACCAGCTCGACCGGATCGGGCTGGAAGTCGTAGGTTCCCCCCGGCAGGGTCGCGGGCGCATAGACCGCCTGCAGGGTCGCGTCCTGGATGGGCAGCAGGTGGAACTGCTCGGCATCGATGTCATTCTCGGAATAGATCGCGGCGGGGGCGCCGGCGATGTAGAAGAAGGCGTCGATCTCTCCGGCCTCCAGCTGCGGCAGCGCGTCGGCCGGGGCGATGGGCAGCGCCTCGGCCAGCTCGATCCCCGCCAGGGACAGCATCAGCGAAGCGGTCAGGAAGGTGCCGCTGTCCTCGACCCCGATGGCCACGCGCTTGTCGGCCAGCCCCCCGAAATCCGCGATGTCGCGGCGTGCCAGGATATGGACCTCCTCCTCGTAGAGCGGAAAGGCGATGCGCACGCCCGCGATGGCCCGTGCCACCCCCGGATCGTCGCCCGAAAACGTCTGCATGTATTCCAGCACATCGTTCTGCACGATGCCGAACTGCGTGTTCGGACGCTGCCGCACGGCCAGGAAATTCTCCAGCGAGCCCGCGGATTCCACCACCTCCAGATCCCGCCCGCATTGCTGCATCAGCCCGTTCAGGTCGCGCCCGATCTGGATGTAGGTTCCGGTCGGGGACCCGGTCACGATGGTCATCGGCGCATCCTGCGCGGATGCCGGGGCCGCCATGCCGAGCGCGGCGACGATCACGAGGGTCAGGCGGGCCAGAGGCTTGGAATGTCGCATTGTCGTTTCTTTCCGCATGATGGGTTTCAGCATCCTCCCAGCTCGCTCACGAGGACCAGCAGCGACTGACGGTTGATCGGGTTCTGCACCTCGCGCAACGCGTCGATGGTGCAATGCCCTTCGATCAGCAGGTCGCGCAGCCGCGCGCGCTGGTCGGGCGAGGCGGGCAGTCCGGGCACGACGGCCAAGGTCGCGCCGACCTGCGCCGCATCGCGCGGCTGAAGGGTCACGCCGTCCAGGGGGGCCGCCGCGGCGACCTCCTCGGGTGCCGGGGCCTCGGGGGCCGCCGCACCTGCCGGTTCGGGGGTCTCGGAGTCTGCGGTCGCGACCTCCGCAGGTTCCGGGACGACCTCGGGCTCCGGTTGCGCCGCGGCTAGGGCGGCGTCGCGGGCCTGCGTCAGGTCGTCCAGCTCGGCCGTCAGTGTCCGGACCTGCACCTGCAGGTCTGCGGCCTGGCTTTCCTGGGCGGCGATCTGGTCGGCCAATTCCTGGGACCCGGCCACCTCGGCCTGCAGGGTCTCGCGCTGCGCGCTCAGGTCTTCCAGCTCGGCGGTCCGGTCCGAAATCTGCGCTTGGATCGCCTCCAGCTCGGCCTGCCGCGCCGGAATATCCTCGTCCAACCGCCCGGCGGCGGTGGCGATCTCCGCCTCCAGGTTCGTCAGCCGCTCGGTCTGCTCCTGTTCGGAGGCGCCGAGGTCCTGGAGCCTTTCGGACAGCCGAGCCTCTTCGGCGCGCGCCGTTTCAAGCTGCTCGGACAGGGCGCTGTCCTCGGCGCGGGCCGTCTCAAGCCGTTCGGACAGTTCGCCGGATTCGGCACGGGCCGCCTCCAGCTGCCCGGACAGGGCGCTGTCCTCGGCACGGGCCGTCTCCAGCCGTTCGGACAGTTCGCTGGATTCGGCACGGGCCGCCTCCAGCTGCTCGGCCAGACGGGCGTCCTCGGCGCGCGCCGCCTCGACCCGGCCCGAGAGATCCGCCAGCGCCGCGGTCATGGCCTCGAAATCGGCCTGATGCTGGGCGCGTTCGGCCTCGGCCTGCTCGGTCTGCGTCGCCATCTCGACCGTCAGGGCCTCGGATGCGGTCTGCTGCGCGGCGCGTTCCGCCTCAGCCTCGGCGATCGCCGCGCGCAATTGGTCTTCCTGCGCCTGCAGCACCGTCACGCTGGTCTGCTGCTCCTCCAGTGCCGCGGCCGTCTCGGCAACCTGGCTCTCCAGATCGGCCAGTTCGGCCCGCGCGCCGTCAAGCCGGCCCTCCATGCCGGAGGTTTCGGATTCCATGGTGGCGATGATCTCGCGCAGGCTCTGGGCCTGCGCGGCAAGGTCCTGCGGCGTCTCTTGGGCCATCCCTGCGCCCGACGTCCACAGCAGACCCGCAACAGCCCAAACGGACAGGGAAAGACCAGACTTACCATTCACCAGACATACTCCCCAATAGCCGCCGATGATGCGGTGAAACGATGGTTTGTCAAGGTGAACCGACCCTTTTGGTACGGAGAAAGGGCCCAACCGGAGGGGTGAAATCGAACGCAAGCGCAATTCACTAGCGCGTTGGTTGAAGGCCGTGAATCATAAACATTTTATGGTTGAATATGAAGGATGTAGCCTTGCTTTGCTCGGCAATAGACCGACAAGATCCTGCATTAAGACCTTTCATGTCCCGCATATTTTCAAGTCTTCCGATTTACCTGCCTTTCACCGTCTAAATGTTTTCACCATTCCTCATTCCTATTCGATCTTTATATTCCCTCAAAAATCACCACCGTTATCTGCAGATCAAATCTGCAGATGTATTAATGGGAATAGGTCCGGAGATTTTTCGGCACTCACGATTTATTTTTCCCTCATTAACCTTAAATATAAACTGTACATCTCATAAAATTGACATGTCCTGCCCTGAAAAATACCGTCCTTGCAGTTTCAGGCAGTTCCGGAAGAAGGGGTCTGCATCACAATCCTCAAAGAATAACGGAGAGACAGCCGTGATTTACGACATGTTCAGAAAGCCGAAGGCGCTTGGAATAGCCGCGCTTCTCAGCGTCGCCTTGGTCGCTGGTTGTATCGAGGACGATCTCGATACGGATTTCGAAGACAACAGCCCGACAAGTTTCACGCCGCTCCTGCCACAGACGACGGAATGTCCATCGGCCTGCCTGAACATCGATGTCACGACGACACGCGGAATTCCTCCGGCCTGCGCGTCCCAATGCCCCAACGTCCAGACCTCGACCCAGTGCCTCGCGGCGGGCGGGGCCTACAACGTCTATGTCCAGAACGGCAGGGCGGGCGCCGATGCGGGGACGCTTGCCCAGCTCTACTCGCAGTACCGGGCGCAGGCCGGGCTGACGCTCGATGTGGTCCGACGCCTCGGATGCGGGTGATCGCGGCCCCATGACCTCGGAACCTCTGGTCGAGATGCGGCGGGTCGTCCGCCGGATCACGGCGGGGTCCGACAGCATTGCCATCGTCAGGGATGTCGATCTGACCGTGCTGCGGGGGCAGTCCCTGGCCATCCTGGGGGCCTCGGGGTCGGGCAAGTCGTCGCTGCTGGAGCTGATCGGTACGCTCAGCCGGCCCACATCGGGTCGGGTGCTGTTCGATGGCGCGGACCTGTCGGCGATGCCCGAGCGCGGGATCCTGGCGCTCCGCCGGCGCCGGATCGGTTTCGTCTTTCAAAGCGCGAACCTGATCGACCACCTGACCGCCGCCGCGAACGTGGCCTTGCCGCTGGCTTATGCGGGCGTTGCGCGCAGCGCCCGCCCGGCACGCGTCCGGCACTGGCTGGACAGGGTCGGCATCGGCCCTCTCGCCTCGCGCCCCGTCGCGCGCCTGTCCGGAGGAGAGCGGCAGCGCGTGGCCATCGCACGCGCGCTCGTCAACGAGCCCGACCTGATCCTGGCCGACGAGCCCACCGGCAGCCTGGATCAGGCCACCGGGCAAGAGATCATGCGGCTGCTGGTCGGACTGGCGCAGCAACGGCGCGCG
Above is a window of Paracoccus liaowanqingii DNA encoding:
- a CDS encoding efflux RND transporter periplasmic adaptor subunit — its product is MRKGILAITCVLAVALGIGAALGFGGPMVDRIMGEEAGDEGDAGPEAQTVRTALAEEAEIVEQFSAVGNTRAIRSGDILPRTAGVVASFDIPSGTRVEAGYGLVQLDDRAERAALRQVEARLGDAQATADRTRELSDRNVAADASLDTALADLDLAQAELDAARIEVDDRRITAPFAGTVGLTDIETGRRLEPTDVITTLDDLSRIEIIFNLPESLFLQVETGQALQATGAGSDRVFTGELSTVGTRIDPVARFFEVRGLFDNADGTLTTGMLMNVDLTLETRTSVTVPELAIVNIGDEAIVFVPEEGQARERTVRTGLLQDGAVEILEGLEAGETVITTGLQAIEDGDAVEPEDEGGEAPEEETADTAAADGTRQ
- a CDS encoding AMP-binding protein, yielding MSRSVETTATDDPMAPAELVPAELVRACHAHHDRLALCDRDHRLSYGQLAEFVQVLQGQLSGDGPVALFGAPGSLLAAAAVTCVIGGRPFVHLDPAMPQAVLTNIVAELGVATIVTCQPPAPDQLPRACRIIDAQTCLDRRPPDGVGPLAAADVRPTDIIYLVATSGTTGRPKCIPVTHDAAWLSYRWRDGFTPYDPSMTVGIYIFAIWEMFRPLRMGAQLQFPGLNDLMSPQALVAFLSRHGIDEMLFTPSFFEKTLGGIDPEIGAALPLRRVVLNGEVVSDRLVAEAKRRLPGTALWNLYSICETHDISITRLDGVPAPAEGVSVGVAMPHLQAVVLDDGDRPCAPGQPGLLHFEGPRMLGPGYVNRPEETEQRFRMLTLDGADRRLYDTGDRGYVTEDGRIHVLGRIAHMLKLRGHSIQTRELTETLAAHLAFGQSIPWVQQVEGPGQVLVVYYTADAAQRARNADAWTLGTDWQRMPQALALALQQVLPRYCIPTWLARLDEIPINPVSGKCDFKALPPVPSEDGGADGAHDLPTLTCAARILGGAARSIDPARSFHDQGGDSLMCVDLILSLEAAYGRPVDFEWALNLPLARLHALLTTEAAASTPPASVRKAGILLTGATGFLGGHVLAEAARHLPEGQVIYCLVRPRTHDPAVRLADRAAALGVPQDRFVIVAGAIEDPRFGLDPATYADLAHRVSSVVHCAATVNLAVDRDRMEAWSQAGIATILQFCRDAGAPLAFSSSTSIFPDRGGPHPEGPATAFEGISGYGAAKIAAERAIAHAGIDALILRLPSLYDLEAPNPKDIYETILQACQRSGRVPQGLCFRMTDVRAAARLLLQSVPEGVTHANLIGDAAVTWPQDAPSLPTIPRAAWLDMAPLTPVERRLLQDAPGTLQADAAYDTATAQRLWSALGPYGQVSDPAALLARRLQPELVPEATTAIPR
- a CDS encoding SDR family NAD(P)-dependent oxidoreductase, giving the protein MSTTQKIAIVTGGLSGIGYAIARRFVAEGMIVHVGARRGDDPSFQEKLRAAFGGPVVVRALDVRQSDSVAAFVDAVVAAQGRVDVLVNAAGVYDEAAVIGHSDAVWDDQIDTNLTGAFKMIRAVMPLMTRHKWGRIINIASVAAHQGMADNAAYCASKAGLLGLGRCVSLEGAAHGITCNSISPTWVETEMLQQFIAQDMAKGGLSEAEVRATYEASNPQGALVQPDEIAGLAAFLASDAARAMTMADYQVNAGSLW
- a CDS encoding AAA family ATPase, producing MFITPAHHDILAMVRAWRIGDRPVLVLTGDGGTGKTTFARKLAATFGATMQVGLLDLGKTQPTDLRRAVPEAFGSDVRVLVEDPLASHDRFMAESLASGRRRLLIVDEAQHLSGPALTYLEQLTTPPRSGLPVFYVVLIGAPGLDAMPAQPDHPALHDRIGGRLHLSPFTEAQTAAYVDHRLRMANCACPVGDMTFDSSRLELLHEASGGRPKIINRLVQRYLFDPVRAGVAAKIARPVEQASPAAPVAEEPAPLPPVVAKPAPLPPVVVDHRQAPLPQAQVEDPQTLPRPEVIEDRQPPLPLPVVEDREAPLPQAPVEEPQALPRPEIIKDRQAPPPPVVVEDRQPRLPPAHVEHRQVLPRPDAAREKPTTAPSFVTRERPVPLPPVLSKPAPVPPVVVDDKSPPRPAAAKERPQPVPARNGPVPVQTAVTKRKPAALQSVAKERPALAQPAPPRPEGRRTLPSKPAAVPMALVVKPARTEPSATPAPAARPSPVRVAPSIAPPRPEPVDHPERTRGRGLHWGLAGAAGLGLAAAAVMVLGPTADQPAPMEVAAPAPVAAPAAEPAPPAPEPTPEPVAVAPVPEPAPEAVVPPPVPGLRGASIDPVPDADALLTEALVAGGTDPEQAAQLYTRAALWGNARAAYYLGQLYETGIGVPQNPDRARAAYALALEVDGAAARLDALEGRSGSGIAVEAAPVPVSQMVITTGQTELHWRDPEGAVAAQFLVEFVPAGESEDIRQAETVLPALLLAERVTRWRVSALGPDGSAGTASEWSYPDAALP
- a CDS encoding TAXI family TRAP transporter solute-binding subunit, producing the protein MRHSKPLARLTLVIVAALGMAAPASAQDAPMTIVTGSPTGTYIQIGRDLNGLMQQCGRDLEVVESAGSLENFLAVRQRPNTQFGIVQNDVLEYMQTFSGDDPGVARAIAGVRIAFPLYEEEVHILARRDIADFGGLADKRVAIGVEDSGTFLTASLMLSLAGIELAEALPIAPADALPQLEAGEIDAFFYIAGAPAAIYSENDIDAEQFHLLPIQDATLQAVYAPATLPGGTYDFQPDPVELVTVKAVLMTYEYDARGNAYHQASCRGVSDLSSLILTNIDTLREEGHPKWQSVDLGDIPTGWDIAACVNRGIDPGYVSSCTPPAPEAPQPQAAPTDSEANAAYRRSICAAVGC